From Kineosporia succinea, the proteins below share one genomic window:
- a CDS encoding OmpA family protein, with protein sequence MNEAPPRGPGPAADEPSFALYGPDPLEPVRDAVVRLDTEAFVRCFTAGGRLRVPRRDGDILVTGHDEIARAARDLTLMIREVSWTPHRRFVSSGEVTEEAVLTAHRSPGRAARGGRVNRTARVNRTARADRAPVSPPAPASRPEPTPEPDSTPGPDSTLEPGPTRRPGTTLTPGSSELRVPLRAVATLTTDGLISALTLWLDWAALSGPHGTGSAEGTARALVTVARSRDERGLRVLQTPAAPTIPPPPEASDAAHERPEPMSRGAVWWQLHRTTLAGGVMALAAAVLLGWVGLNVLVPLWQDTGSGSSSASSSGEGRLRGADTARGSGTTADGSATSSSSSSGSSSSSDGSGSADSGSDGSGSDGSGSADSGSADSGSADSGSADTTGRSGAPVISTAEPDVMPTVQAGREITFLSDVLFPFGSFELSRQAHGRLDQLAAQIRDTGVRGQIQVNGYTDSIGSEPLNLRLSRQRAQAVAEALSEQLPGVEVTLRVQGFGESNPRESNATDDGRRLNRRVIVVLPE encoded by the coding sequence GTGAACGAGGCCCCGCCCCGCGGCCCGGGTCCCGCCGCCGACGAGCCGTCGTTCGCCCTCTACGGTCCTGACCCGCTCGAGCCGGTGCGTGACGCCGTGGTCCGGCTCGACACCGAGGCCTTCGTGCGGTGCTTCACGGCAGGCGGTCGCCTGCGGGTGCCCCGGCGCGACGGCGACATCCTCGTCACCGGTCACGACGAGATCGCCCGCGCCGCCCGCGACCTCACGCTGATGATCCGCGAGGTCTCCTGGACCCCGCACCGTCGCTTCGTCTCCTCCGGCGAGGTGACGGAGGAGGCCGTGCTCACCGCCCACCGGTCCCCCGGCCGCGCCGCTCGCGGAGGCCGGGTCAACCGCACCGCCCGGGTCAACCGCACCGCCCGGGCCGACCGGGCGCCCGTGTCCCCACCCGCCCCGGCCTCCCGGCCAGAGCCGACCCCTGAGCCGGACTCGACCCCTGGGCCGGACTCGACCCTTGAGCCGGGCCCCACCCGTCGGCCAGGCACCACGCTCACACCGGGCTCGTCCGAGCTGCGGGTGCCGCTGCGTGCCGTCGCGACCCTCACCACCGACGGCCTGATCAGCGCGCTCACCCTCTGGCTGGACTGGGCCGCACTCTCCGGCCCGCACGGCACCGGCTCGGCCGAGGGCACGGCGCGGGCCCTGGTCACCGTCGCCCGCTCCCGCGACGAGCGAGGACTGCGCGTGCTCCAGACCCCCGCCGCCCCGACGATCCCGCCCCCGCCCGAGGCCTCCGACGCAGCGCACGAACGCCCGGAACCCATGAGCCGGGGCGCCGTCTGGTGGCAGCTGCACCGCACCACACTGGCCGGTGGCGTCATGGCCCTGGCCGCCGCGGTGCTGCTCGGCTGGGTCGGGCTGAACGTGCTGGTGCCCCTCTGGCAGGACACCGGCTCCGGTTCGTCCTCGGCTTCGTCCTCGGGCGAAGGGCGTCTGCGCGGCGCCGATACCGCACGGGGTTCCGGAACCACAGCGGACGGTTCCGCCACGTCGTCCTCAAGCAGCTCGGGCAGTTCAAGCAGCTCGGACGGCTCCGGCTCGGCCGATTCCGGCTCGGACGGCTCCGGCTCGGACGGCTCCGGCTCGGCCGATTCCGGCTCGGCCGATTCCGGCTCGGCCGATTCCGGCTCGGCCGACACCACCGGCCGCTCCGGCGCCCCCGTCATCTCCACCGCCGAGCCCGACGTGATGCCGACGGTTCAGGCCGGGCGCGAAATCACCTTCCTGTCGGACGTTCTCTTCCCCTTCGGGTCGTTCGAACTGTCCCGGCAGGCCCACGGGCGCCTCGACCAGCTCGCCGCCCAGATCCGCGACACCGGCGTCCGGGGCCAGATCCAGGTCAACGGCTACACCGACAGCATCGGCAGCGAGCCGCTCAACCTGCGGCTGTCGCGCCAGCGGGCGCAGGCGGTCGCCGAGGCACTGAGCGAGCAGCTGCCCGGGGTCGAGGTCACGCTGCGGGTGCAGGGTTTCGGCGAGAGCAACCCCCGCGAGAGCAACGCCACCGACGACGGACGCCGCCTCAACCGCCGCGTCATCGTTGTGCTCCCGGAGTGA